The Pocillopora verrucosa isolate sample1 chromosome 14, ASM3666991v2, whole genome shotgun sequence genome has a segment encoding these proteins:
- the LOC131789678 gene encoding uncharacterized protein, translated as MAGQKKKLHFVENFGLSGAAAVISKTAAAPIERVKLLVQNQDEMIKAGRLDTPYKGVIDCTVRTYKAEGAISFWRGNLANCIRYFPTQALNFAFKDQIKALFKPNRTDSYAVKFSKNIASGGAAGAMSLLFVYSLDYARTRLANDAKSKGTERQFNGLIDVYTKTLKSDGIVGLYRGFVISCVGIIVYRGFYFGLYDTLKPMLLGDDASLVLSFLLGYGVTVSSGLASYPIDTIRRRMMMTSGQAVKYKGSIDCTIQILKNEGFMSLMKGAGANVLRGMAGAGVLAGFDKLKAVYMSWRFDD; from the exons ATGGCCGGACAAAAGAAGAAACTTCACTTCGTGGAAAATTTTGGACTGAGTGGTGCTGCAGCAGTTATCTCCAAGACAGCAGCCGCCCCTATTGAACGAGTGAAACTTCTTGTTCAAAACCAGGATGAGATGATAAAGGCTGGGCGACTGGATACACCTTACAAAGGCGTCATAGACTGCACTGTCAGGACCTACAAAGCAGAAGGAGCTATTTCTTTTTGGAGAG GTAACCTCGCCAACTGCATTAGGTACTTCCCAACCCAGGCTCTCAACTTTGCATTTAAAGACCAGATCAAAGCCCTTTTCAAGCCAAATAGAACTGACTCTTATGCTGTAAAGTTTAGCAAGAACATTGCTTCTGGCGGTGCAGCTGGAGCTATGTCATTGCTCTTTGTGTACTCCCTTGACTACGCCCGAACTCGTCTGGCAAATGATGCTAAGTCAAAAGGGACTGAGCGCCAATTCAATGGCCTCATTGATGTTTACACAAAGACACTGAAGAGTGATGGCATTGTTGGACTCTACAGAGGCTTCGTGATATCTTGTGTTGGTATCATTGTGTATCGAGGTTTCTACTTTGGCTTGTACGACACCCTGAAGCCAATGCTGCTGGGAGATGATGCCTCACTGGTGCTCTCATTCCTTCTGGGTTATGGTGTGACTGTTAGCTCAGGCCTAGCTTCATACCCAATCGACACCATACGCCGACGCATGATGATGACATCTGGGCAGGCAGTAAAATACAAAGGCTCCATTGATTGTACCATCCAGATCTTGAAGAATGAAGGCTTCATGTCCCTGATGAAGGGTGCCGGAGCTAACGTCCTGCGTGGCATGGCTGGAGCTGGTGTGTTGGCTGGCTTTGACAAGCTTAAGGCGGTGTACATGAGCTGGCGTTTTGATGACTGA